A single region of the Triticum dicoccoides isolate Atlit2015 ecotype Zavitan chromosome 2B, WEW_v2.0, whole genome shotgun sequence genome encodes:
- the LOC119363366 gene encoding probable mixed-linked glucan synthase 8 isoform X2, protein MLLSLIRLVAIVLFFVWRVRHPYADGMWLWWISMVGDLWFGVTWLLNQVAKLNPVKRVPNLALLEQQFDLPDGNSNLPCLDVFINTVDPINEPMIYTMNSIISILAADYPVDKHACYLSDDGGSIIHYDGLLETAKFAALWVPFCRKHSIEPRAPESYFSLNTRPYTGNAPQDFVNDRRHMCREYDEFKERLDALFTLIPKRSDVYNHAAAKEGAKATWMADGTQWPGTWIDPAENHKKGQHVGIVKVMLKHPSYEPELGLGASTNSPLDFSAVDVRLPMLVYISREKSPSCDHQKKAGAMNVQLRVSALLTNAPFIINFDGDHYVNNSKAFRAGICFMLDRREGDNTAFVQFPQRFDDVDPTDRYCNHNRVFFDATLLGLNGIQGPSYVGTGCMFRRVALYGVDPPRWRPDDVKIVDSSTKFGSSASFISSILPAADQERSIMSPPALEEPVMADLAHVMTCAYEDGTEWGREVGWVYNIATEDVVTGFRLHRNGWRSMYCRMEPDAFAGTAPINLTERLYQILRWSGGSLEMFFSRNCPLLAGRRLHPMQRIAYANMTAYPVSSVFLVFYLLFPVIWIFRGQFYIQKPFPTYVLYLVIVIALTELIGMVEIKWAGLTLLDWIRNEQFYIIGATAVYPTAVFHIVLKLFGLKGVSFKLTAKQVASSTSDKFAELYAVQWAPMLIPTMVVIAVNVCAIGASIGKAIVGGWSLMQMADAGLGLVFNAWILVLIYPFALGMIGRWSKRPYILFILFVIAFILIALVDIAIQAMRSGFVRFHFKSSGGATFPTSWGL, encoded by the exons AT GTTGCTGAGTTTGATCAGATTGGTTGCTATCGTCCTATTTTTCGTATGGCGTGTCAGGCACCCATATGCTGATGGCATGTGGCTCTGGTGGATATCGATGGTTGGGGATCTTTGGTTTGGCGTCACTTGGTTGCTAAACCAAGTTGCAAAGCTCAACCCTGTCAAGCGTGTCCCCAACCTTGCCCTCTTGGAACAGCAGTTTGATCTCCCTGACGGCAACTCCAACCTTCCTTGCCTTGATGTCTTCATCAACACCGTTGATCCCATTAATGAACCTATGATATACACTATGAACTCCATCATATCCATCCTTGCTGCAGACTATCCAGTTGACAAGCATGCTTGCTACCTCTCAGATGATGGTGGGTCAATAATCCATTATGATGGTTTGCTTGAGACTGCAAAATTTGCTGCATTATGGGTCCCCTTTTGCCGAAAACATTCCATTGAGCCAAGAGCCCCTGAGAGCTATTTTTCTTTGAATACACGCCCATACACTGGAAATGCACCACAAGACTTTGTCAACGACCGCAGGCACATGTGTAGAGAGTATGATGAGTTCAAGGAGCGGTTAGATGCACTTTTTACCCTTATTCCCAAACGGTCAGATGTGTACAATCATGCTGCTGCCAAAGAAGGTGCAAAGGCAACTTGGATGGCAGATGGGACACAGTGGCCAGGCACATGGATTGACCCAGCCGAAAATCATAAGAAAGGACAGCATGTTGGAATCGTTAAG GTTATGTTGAAACATCCAAGTTATGAACCAGAACTTGGTCTAGGAGCAAGCACCAACAGTCCTCTAGACTTCAGTGCAGTTGATGTGCGCCTCCCAATGCTCGTTTACATCTCCCGCGAGAAGAGTCCAAGCTGTGATCATCAAAAGAAGGCAGGTGCCATGAACGTACAGTTGCGAGTCTCTGCCCTCCTGACCAATGCGCCCTTCATCATCAACTTCGATGGTGACCACTACGTCAACAACTCGAAAGCCTTCCGTGCTGGCATATGTTTCATGCTCGATCGCCGTGAAGGTGACAATACTGCCTTTGTCCAGTTTCCCCAACGCTTCGATGATGTTGATCCCACAGATAGGTACTGCAATCACAATCGTGTCTTCTTTGACGCCACCTTGCTCGGCCTCAATGGCATCCAAGGGCCGTCTTATGTTGGCACTGGTTGCATGTTCCGCCGTGTCGCACTTTACGGTGTTGACCCACCTCGCTggagacctgatgacgtcaagatcGTGGACAGCTCCACCAAGTTTGGCAGTTCAGCATCATTCATCAGCTCAATACTGCCAGCAGCAGACCAAGAACGCTCCATCATGTCGCCGCCGGCACTTGAAGAGCCTGTCATGGCTGACTTAGCTCATGTCATGACATGTGCATATGAGGACGGGACTGAATGGGGCAGAGAAGTTGGTTGGGTGTACAACATTGCAACTGAGGATGTGGTGACCGGCTTCCGGCTGCACCGGAATGGGTGGCGATCCATGTACTGCCGCATGGAGCCAGATGCATTCGCCGGCACCGCACCAATCAACCTCACTGAGCGGCTCTACCAGATCTTGCGCTGGTCGGGGGGCTCCCTTGAGATGTTCTTCTCACGGAACTGCCCACTCCTGGCTGGCCGCCGGCTCCACCCAATGCAAAGAATTGCCTATGCCAACATGACAGCCTACCCAGTTTCATCTGTCTTTCTTGTGTTCTATCTCCTCTTCCCGGTGATATGGATCTTCCGTGGGCAATTCTACATACAGAAGCCATTTCCCACGTATGTGTTGTACCTTGTCATCGTCATAGCCCTGACCGAGTTAATCGGTATGGTTGAGATCAAGTGGGCTGGGCTCACGCTGCTGGACTGGATCCGCAACGAGCAGTTCTACATCATTGGTGCAACAGCCGTGTACCCTACAGCAGTATTTCACATAGTGCTGAAGTTGTTTGGCCTGAAGGGTGTTTCCTTCAAGCTTACGGCGAAACAGGTAGCAAGCAGTACCAGCGACAAGTTTGCTGAACTGTATGCCGTGCAGTGGGCTCCGATGCTGATCCCTACAATGGTGGTGATAGCGGTGAATGTCTGTGCCATTGGCGCGTCGATAGGCAAGGCGATAGTGGGAGGATGGTCACTGATGCAGATGGCAGATGCAGGACTTGGGCTGGTGTTCAACGCGTGGATTCTGGTGCTGATCTACCCGTTTGCACTGGGCATGATTGGACGGTGGAGCAAGAGGCCCTACATCCTGTTCATTCTGTTTGTCATTGCGTTTATTTTGATCGCGTTGGTGGATATCGCCATCCAGGCCATGCGCTCTGGGTTTGTTCGGTTCCACTTCAAAAGCTCAGGTGGCGCCACTTTTCCCACAAGCTGGGGTTTGTAA
- the LOC119363366 gene encoding probable mixed-linked glucan synthase 8 isoform X1 gives MGSLAATNGAGHASNGAGVADQALALENGTGNGHKAGVADRATPVLQANGGSKVAKKISPKDKYWVAADEGEMAAPIADGGEDGRRPLLYRTFKVKGILLHPYRLLSLIRLVAIVLFFVWRVRHPYADGMWLWWISMVGDLWFGVTWLLNQVAKLNPVKRVPNLALLEQQFDLPDGNSNLPCLDVFINTVDPINEPMIYTMNSIISILAADYPVDKHACYLSDDGGSIIHYDGLLETAKFAALWVPFCRKHSIEPRAPESYFSLNTRPYTGNAPQDFVNDRRHMCREYDEFKERLDALFTLIPKRSDVYNHAAAKEGAKATWMADGTQWPGTWIDPAENHKKGQHVGIVKVMLKHPSYEPELGLGASTNSPLDFSAVDVRLPMLVYISREKSPSCDHQKKAGAMNVQLRVSALLTNAPFIINFDGDHYVNNSKAFRAGICFMLDRREGDNTAFVQFPQRFDDVDPTDRYCNHNRVFFDATLLGLNGIQGPSYVGTGCMFRRVALYGVDPPRWRPDDVKIVDSSTKFGSSASFISSILPAADQERSIMSPPALEEPVMADLAHVMTCAYEDGTEWGREVGWVYNIATEDVVTGFRLHRNGWRSMYCRMEPDAFAGTAPINLTERLYQILRWSGGSLEMFFSRNCPLLAGRRLHPMQRIAYANMTAYPVSSVFLVFYLLFPVIWIFRGQFYIQKPFPTYVLYLVIVIALTELIGMVEIKWAGLTLLDWIRNEQFYIIGATAVYPTAVFHIVLKLFGLKGVSFKLTAKQVASSTSDKFAELYAVQWAPMLIPTMVVIAVNVCAIGASIGKAIVGGWSLMQMADAGLGLVFNAWILVLIYPFALGMIGRWSKRPYILFILFVIAFILIALVDIAIQAMRSGFVRFHFKSSGGATFPTSWGL, from the exons ATGGGTTCTCTGGCGGCAACCAACGGGGCCGGTCATGCGAGCAATGGCGCCGGCGTTGCGGACCAGGCGCTGGCGCTCGAGAACGGCACCGGCAATGGGCACAAGGCCGGCGTCGCCGACAGAGCGACGCCGGTACTGCAGGCGAACGGCGGCAGCAAGGTGGCGAAGAAGATCAGCCCGAAGGACAAGTACTGGGTGGCCGCCGACGAGGGAGAGATGGCCGCCCCCATAGCGGACGGAGGCGAGGACGGCCGGCGGCCGCTGCTGTACCGGACGTTCAAGGTCAAGGGCATCCTCCTGCATCCCTACAG GTTGCTGAGTTTGATCAGATTGGTTGCTATCGTCCTATTTTTCGTATGGCGTGTCAGGCACCCATATGCTGATGGCATGTGGCTCTGGTGGATATCGATGGTTGGGGATCTTTGGTTTGGCGTCACTTGGTTGCTAAACCAAGTTGCAAAGCTCAACCCTGTCAAGCGTGTCCCCAACCTTGCCCTCTTGGAACAGCAGTTTGATCTCCCTGACGGCAACTCCAACCTTCCTTGCCTTGATGTCTTCATCAACACCGTTGATCCCATTAATGAACCTATGATATACACTATGAACTCCATCATATCCATCCTTGCTGCAGACTATCCAGTTGACAAGCATGCTTGCTACCTCTCAGATGATGGTGGGTCAATAATCCATTATGATGGTTTGCTTGAGACTGCAAAATTTGCTGCATTATGGGTCCCCTTTTGCCGAAAACATTCCATTGAGCCAAGAGCCCCTGAGAGCTATTTTTCTTTGAATACACGCCCATACACTGGAAATGCACCACAAGACTTTGTCAACGACCGCAGGCACATGTGTAGAGAGTATGATGAGTTCAAGGAGCGGTTAGATGCACTTTTTACCCTTATTCCCAAACGGTCAGATGTGTACAATCATGCTGCTGCCAAAGAAGGTGCAAAGGCAACTTGGATGGCAGATGGGACACAGTGGCCAGGCACATGGATTGACCCAGCCGAAAATCATAAGAAAGGACAGCATGTTGGAATCGTTAAG GTTATGTTGAAACATCCAAGTTATGAACCAGAACTTGGTCTAGGAGCAAGCACCAACAGTCCTCTAGACTTCAGTGCAGTTGATGTGCGCCTCCCAATGCTCGTTTACATCTCCCGCGAGAAGAGTCCAAGCTGTGATCATCAAAAGAAGGCAGGTGCCATGAACGTACAGTTGCGAGTCTCTGCCCTCCTGACCAATGCGCCCTTCATCATCAACTTCGATGGTGACCACTACGTCAACAACTCGAAAGCCTTCCGTGCTGGCATATGTTTCATGCTCGATCGCCGTGAAGGTGACAATACTGCCTTTGTCCAGTTTCCCCAACGCTTCGATGATGTTGATCCCACAGATAGGTACTGCAATCACAATCGTGTCTTCTTTGACGCCACCTTGCTCGGCCTCAATGGCATCCAAGGGCCGTCTTATGTTGGCACTGGTTGCATGTTCCGCCGTGTCGCACTTTACGGTGTTGACCCACCTCGCTggagacctgatgacgtcaagatcGTGGACAGCTCCACCAAGTTTGGCAGTTCAGCATCATTCATCAGCTCAATACTGCCAGCAGCAGACCAAGAACGCTCCATCATGTCGCCGCCGGCACTTGAAGAGCCTGTCATGGCTGACTTAGCTCATGTCATGACATGTGCATATGAGGACGGGACTGAATGGGGCAGAGAAGTTGGTTGGGTGTACAACATTGCAACTGAGGATGTGGTGACCGGCTTCCGGCTGCACCGGAATGGGTGGCGATCCATGTACTGCCGCATGGAGCCAGATGCATTCGCCGGCACCGCACCAATCAACCTCACTGAGCGGCTCTACCAGATCTTGCGCTGGTCGGGGGGCTCCCTTGAGATGTTCTTCTCACGGAACTGCCCACTCCTGGCTGGCCGCCGGCTCCACCCAATGCAAAGAATTGCCTATGCCAACATGACAGCCTACCCAGTTTCATCTGTCTTTCTTGTGTTCTATCTCCTCTTCCCGGTGATATGGATCTTCCGTGGGCAATTCTACATACAGAAGCCATTTCCCACGTATGTGTTGTACCTTGTCATCGTCATAGCCCTGACCGAGTTAATCGGTATGGTTGAGATCAAGTGGGCTGGGCTCACGCTGCTGGACTGGATCCGCAACGAGCAGTTCTACATCATTGGTGCAACAGCCGTGTACCCTACAGCAGTATTTCACATAGTGCTGAAGTTGTTTGGCCTGAAGGGTGTTTCCTTCAAGCTTACGGCGAAACAGGTAGCAAGCAGTACCAGCGACAAGTTTGCTGAACTGTATGCCGTGCAGTGGGCTCCGATGCTGATCCCTACAATGGTGGTGATAGCGGTGAATGTCTGTGCCATTGGCGCGTCGATAGGCAAGGCGATAGTGGGAGGATGGTCACTGATGCAGATGGCAGATGCAGGACTTGGGCTGGTGTTCAACGCGTGGATTCTGGTGCTGATCTACCCGTTTGCACTGGGCATGATTGGACGGTGGAGCAAGAGGCCCTACATCCTGTTCATTCTGTTTGTCATTGCGTTTATTTTGATCGCGTTGGTGGATATCGCCATCCAGGCCATGCGCTCTGGGTTTGTTCGGTTCCACTTCAAAAGCTCAGGTGGCGCCACTTTTCCCACAAGCTGGGGTTTGTAA